In Mucinivorans hirudinis, the DNA window CAGTTTGCCACATTGCCATCGTCGTTTTTGAATATATGCCCACTCTTTTGCCGAAGCATCCTCCTTGAGAGATATCCCGGATTGCAGAATATCCTTGACACGTAAAAATTGAGCCATCCACCTTTCGTCCAATACGCTCCAAATAAAACCCAACTCATTGAGCCTATCAATTCGTTCTTGACTCAATATCCCTTTCTTTGCCTTGACTCTTTGAGCTGCCACCCAAGTCCAGAGAGTTTTTTCTCTCTTCTCGACAATTACCTGCCCGTATCGATTGACATAGTCGCGGTAGGTGTCAAACATCTTCTCCCACTGTTCGTCGAGCGGATTCCAACTAAAACCTATCGCCTCCAATTTTTTGATTTGAGCCTCGGTCACGAGCCCTGCTCGGCGACCATCTCTATGTGAGCGAAGCCACTGCCACAGAGAATTATCATTGTGCGGTACTCGGCAATGACCGTGACGATTGTAGAATTCCAACGCTTCAGCATAGCGTACTTCCCACTGCTCAATCGAGTTAGATAGTGCGTTGTAAAGCTCGAAAATATCCTTCACCTCATCAATTACAAAGAATTTTTCGGTGAGTACAGCCGATGATTTTGAAAGATTCACTAGTGCATCATACTCTGTGTTGTATTCTTTGAGCAAGTCATTTACTTTGATATTTGAAAAGTTATTAACCAAATCAAAGATTACGGGCGCAATTTTTCTATTCGCAGTCAGGCATCGTCCCATTTGCTGGTAATAGATAACCGGAGAACTAGTGTCGCGAAGCATCAGAATTGCATCGACACCTTTGACGTGAATACCCTCGTTAAGTATATCCACGCATAGCAATATATTGAGTCCATCACCGATTTGTTCAAATTCCCGAAAAATGGGTTCGTGGTCAATGTCGCTATGCACTGTGTATAGATTTATCTTCTCAAAACCGGCTTCGGCGAACCATCCACACACCGTATCGCGCATAGACTCTAAATGTTCGATATCCTTGCAGAATACCAACACTTTGGAATCGCCGGAAGGCATATGTTTGGACAATATCTTGGGTACGCCCGCACTCTGCTCCCAACGGCGTTTGATGGCGTTGAGTTGTGCGAGGTGTTCTTTTTTGTTCTGCTTGCTATTACGGTTTATCTTGGATTTCAGAGCATTGTAGTTGCTATCGAAATTATAGAGTGCCGAAACATATTTGGGCGTTGGAAGTATATGGCGGACTATCGACTTTGCGAGCGATAGATTAACCGCCACATTGCCATCGAACAGCTCGTCGGCCATATTGCGCGCTCCATCCAAATAGCGAATAGGTGTTGCTGAAGTTCCCAATATCTTGGCATCTGTTGCTGTGGCAATGAGCCGTTCGACCCCTCTACCCCACTCCGGCGCACCGCATCGGTGAAATTCATCAAGAACTATGAATTGAGGCTTGAGGGCGGCTATATCCTGCGGAGTCATCATCGCAAGTCGCAGGTAGGTGATTCGATGGTGGTTGGCGTTGTGAGCGGGGAGATATTTGCCTATTTCATTGAGAATATAGTTCGATGGCGCAACTACCAATATTCGAGAATCGGGGTTATCGGTGAGAAGTTTAGCTATAATAAGGCTCTTACCCGTTCCTGTTGCTTGGATAGCTGCGACGCGACTACTGCGGATAAAAGCTTTACATATCTGCCTGTAAGCATTTTCATTGTGGGCAAAGAGTTCTATGTGATTTTCGCTCGCGAGGGACTCTAAATAGTCGCTATCGCAAAATGCGATATTGCGTGCCTCAAAAAGCGAAGTGTCAAAATCGAACCCCGATTTTGACACTATCTTATATTGAAAACATTTATATTGTGCTCCTATCCGTTCCAGCCTGTCAGCAATTTGTACGGCTTTATCGAGTGGCATAGCTGCCTGACTTGTTTCACCATACACCACCAGATCCACTTCGTTAGACTCACGCGAGAATCCCACCAGCGCACAGTCTCCGCCTTCGGTTCGAGCCTTAAAGCCAAGGCGAGAGTAACTGTGTGTCAGATAGGGGAGCATTGGTTGTTGGTTCAATAAAAATGGAGCTTATTCGGCAAATTCAATCACATTAGAAGATAACTAAACTTGTCAAATCACTGTAAAACAATATCATACAGAAACACCGCAAGGGTCTGGATATTATTTTAGTCGCATCATTGAAAAATAGGGTCAGGGAAAAATAGCTACAAAGGTCGATTACTGACCTATAGTTTGTCGAATTACCTCAATCACTCGATTTATCTGCTCGTTGGTGAGGATGCTACCAGCCGGCAGACATAGACCATCATTGAACAATTTTTCACTGGTGCCATCTCCGTAGAAAGGAGCATTTGCGAATACCGGTTGAAGGTGCATTGGTTTCCACAAAGGGCGAGTTTCAATATTACCCGCATCACAAGCCAATCGTAAATCCTCCCGTGTTATTCCGTCAGTTTCAGCCGGATTTACTGTGATAGATGTAAGCCAGTAGTTTGAGAAATATTTCTCGTTCGGTTCACTTTGTAGAGTGATGCCTTTGATTTCTGCAAATGCTTTGCGGTATATTTCGTTTATTTCACGGCGACGAGCAACTCTCAGTGACAATACTTCTGCCTGACCTCTACCTATTCCGGCACAGATGTTACTCATTCGGTAGTTGAAACCTATTTCAGAATGCTGATAATGAGGCGCATTATCGCGTGCCTGAGTAGCAAGGAACATCGTTTTGCGTGCTTGCTCTTGGGTTGAACAGACCAATGCTCCCCCGCCCGAGGTTGTAATGATTTTATTCCCATTGAAACTCAAAATTCCAAATGTTCCGAATGTTCCGCACTTCACACCATCGAATTCAGAGCCAAGTGCTTCGGCAGCATCCTCGATAACCGGTATTTCGTAGCGGTTTGCAATCTCCATTATTTCGTCCATCTTAGCCGGCATACCGTAGAGGTGAACAGGGATTATGGCTTTTGGTTTTTTGCCGGTTTTCGCGATTCTATCTTTGATAGCCTCCTGCAAGTGGTAGGGTGACATATTCCAAGTGTCGGCTTCACTATCCACAAAGATGGGTTTTCCACCGAGGTAAGTAATCGGATTTGCCGAAGCGGCAAATGTAAATGACTGGCAGATAACCTCGTCACCATAACCAACACCCAATTGCACCAATGCCAAATGGAGGGCTGCCGTTCCGGCACTAAGTGCCACAACAGAATGCTCACCACCCAAATAATGTTTCAAGTCGTCCTCAAAGCCATTCACATTAGGACCCAAGGGCACTACCCAGTTGGTATCAAATGCCTCTTTAATATACTTCTGTTCACTTCCCCCCATGTGGGCGAGCGATAGCCAAATTTTTTCCATCTATTTGAAAATTGTTTTAAGAATTAATTTTATATCTCCCACCACCGTATTATTATGATAATAATCAAGATTTATTTTCACCTTATCGGGGAAAAGAACTTCGTCATTATATTTTATTGGATCATCAACTTTTGCAAGTATTTGTTCCTCATTTGCATATTTGAGAGATGCAGGACCTGTGATACCAGGACGAAGCTCAAGTATTTTTCTATTTTCACCCGTAAGTTTATCAGCATATCCAGGAACATCAGGGCGTGGTCCAACGAAACTCATATCACCTTTTAGAACATTCCATAATTCGGGCAACTCATCCAATTTGTATGTTCTCAGTTTCGCTCCAAGAGGGGTGATTCTACTTTCACCGGCAACCGATACGGAAGTACCACTATGCTCGACACGCATTGAGCGAAACTTATACATTGTGAATAACTCTCCGTTTTTTCCGACTCTCTTTTGGGTGAAAATTACGGGGCCATCTCCCATTTTTATTTTTATCAAAATAGCAACAACCAAAAGCACTGGTGAAAGAAAAATCAATCCAAAAAACGCTGCTGTTTTATCGAAAATCTGTTTTAACATTTTCTGCTGTATTCTATATATAAATAATTATTTGGCAACTCCTTAATAATTTTAATTTCGTTTACTGCCACTGAAGAAGCCATTGATCCATAGTTCGATTTTGAAATTGTGGCGAATAGTCTAAATCCAGCTCCTAATGCAATTTCTGTCATTATTCGTCCCATCTCTTTAGCTATGCCCTTGCCTTGATATTTTGCATCAACCATCTTACCTCGGAAAGCTGTACGATTGGTAAAAAATCTAATGAAAAAGTAACCAGCAATTTTCTCTCCATCAAATGCCCCAAGCATCAAAAAGGCAGGATTCCTAAAAAGTCGTTTCAATGTTTTTATATCGAAATTATGCGGTTTGAAAAACTCATCAAAACCATATGGCTGACACGAGAGCATCGTTTCTAATGCTGTCAAATCACAGACAGACAACTCTCTGTAAGCAAAAAGCTTATCATTGGTAAAAACGGGCATTGTCGCTTTTCTAATTTTATTGCCATAGAACAAACTAACTGCCAACCCATTACAATACTCGATAGCCTGCCAAACAAAAGGAGATTTGTTTTTCAGAAATTTAAGCAGCCTTACTATCATTTTTTGTAGTTATTAACTATCTTTTTCCGTTTGCCAGATGCGAGCAATGGGATCTGGTCGACATATTCAATTATAATTTTAGCATCGTCTCCAAGATATGACACAAACTCAGATACAATTTGCTCTTCTTTTTTAAACCCATTCTTAGGTGATATTTTCAATTTATAATCTTTTTCACCCTCCTGAATCAATTGGTACTGTTCTATTTCTCGATATTGCCACATATTCTTGTAGACAATATAGGATGAAATTAGTTGGCCTTTCGTATTATATAGAAGGTCAAGTCTTCGTCCCTCGATGGTAGATATATATCTTTTTTGTTCATCCTCAAATGCCCCAACATCACCTGTATCATATCTTATCATTGGTTGAGCATAATTGTATAGGTCTGTGACCACAATACGTCCCAACTCTCCGATTTCGGCTGGAGCATCACTATCAACTTTGAGAATCTCAATATAATAGCTCGCTCTATTTATAAAAAAATGTGCAGAGCCGTCAGCCGGCTGTTGTGCCATAATACCACACTCTAAATTAGAGTAGCGTGAAACTACATTTACACCGCATCTTGCTGTAAGGTTCGCTTTCGTATGCTCCGAAAGCGATTCTGACATAGCAATCATTGCACGGTATCCGCCTCTCTTTATTGCAATGTCGTTGTCCGTCATATATTTGGAAAGATTATCAAGCACAGACGCATAAGCTAATATTGATACATTTCCACTCTTTGCTCTTTTTAACACAAATTTTGAATCTTTATCCGAATAGTTGAGTACATCTATCGGGTAAAAATTTCTCAAACGATAAACTAAACCCGACTGCATTCTCGATTTCACCCATATTTTCATATAAATAATGGGCATACCAAAGTTGTAACCTGCAAATTTCGAGAAAAATATCACATCGGCACTATTACGAGAGAGTTTTCGTTTATCCATATATACAGGAAAAGGAGTGCCCGTTGACCCGCTCGTAGTTACAACCTTTAATGTGGATTTATCAAACTTATCACTCACAAAACTATCCCATTGCTCACGAATTATATTTTTGTTTACCACAGGAAAAGTATTAATATCAAACTTACAAGTGTGATAATAGGGCACGGTAGCAATAGAATGTTTCAAAAGATTTGAAATAACTTCATTATCTACTTCGATTGATGGGCTTGAGCACACCCTATTAATATCTATGTAGTCACGTCGAATGCCGCCTCCCTTGGCGAAATCAACCACCCAAAATGCAATTTCTCTAATATTCATAGTTTCTTAAAAATTATATCCGCCATTTGGTCTGCGTTCACAAACTCAACATCGGGATAACGTTTGACAATCTCACTGAGCAACTTCCTTAATTTTGCGAGTCCTATTTCGCGATTTTGCTCATCAATTCCACCCACGAAATTGGCACGGTGAGAGGAGATAATCGCCGGCTTGCGGCAAGCAAAAGCAGCCGATATCATAGCCATACATTTACCTACACTATCGAAATCTGGAGCAACAGAAGGCTCAAACACACAATTACGAACCACCAACTTCTGCCCTAATGAATTTACCTTACCTGTATAATTAAAACTTCTCTTGTATTGACCATCGCCCAAATAGCGATTTATATATAGCGTCTCATCCATATACTCTATTCCATTTTCTTTCAAAGTTGGATATAGCTCAGGGCTGATAACATCGCCACCTGCACGAAATTGACGAGCTCTAAACCCGAAAATATTTTCAAATTCATCAAGCCCATATTTCAGATTCTCTCGCAACTCTTCGTTATCCCTTGCTGACTCTATATAGTATGGTCGCATCACTCCATTGCTTGATCCCGGTACTCCGACACACTCACATTCAAAGGCAAGACGATCTACTCTATGTCCACTCCGTAGACCAGCCATAAACTGCTTTCGGGATATGTGTTCTGTGCCGTGAAATATTGGATGAAAAAGCTCCCCTGTGATGCCCTGTTTCCACAAGTCAAAAGCTCCTTTATAACCATATTTTTGCAGGGTATCTGTAAAGGGTTCGCTTACAAACTTTTCAAAATTATTAGCTCTGATAGCATCATAATTAGGATTACAAGGATTGGTAACGGCAGTGAAACAAACTCCCTTGCCATTTTTATCTTTAACAGAATTTAGCACATTGAATAGGGCGGATAGATCCTGCTCACTAGCCATGGTGTCGTAAAGTGTAAAACGATTTTTGTCCACATCAACCCCATTGTTTCGAAGAAAATCAACAGCTCGCTTGTCTCGTGAACGAACACTCCCCCAATCATCAACATAGAATGCAACCAATTTTCGTCGCACTCGCTTGCCAATAAGGTTTTTAAGATAATGTTTTATCTCCATGTTTATGATATTTAGATGATGTGATGTTGCCTATAATAGTTTCATATGCCTGCTTAGGCATCAAATAATTTTGTTGATACTTCCGTCCGTTAGCAGCAAAGTATTTTCTTAATTCACTATCCTTATACAGTTTTTCGAAATTCTTAAAAAAGTTTTCGTGTTCTCCCGCATATGACCACAGTCCTGTATTGGTATGTTCAAGAATGATATTGTAGTCGGTGGCACGGTCTACTGAAGCCAAAATCGGAAGTCCGACATTCCAATAGTCGAGAGACTTGCTAGGTATGTTTGGTATGGTGAAATTGCGGTGTAGACTTATGATGCCCACATCGCAAACAGACAATAAATCTTGATACTCCTGCTTGGGTATGCTACCCTGTATCTTTATATTGGTTATTCCCAACTCTTCGATCCGTTTTGCAGTACGCTCCATCATCACCCCTTCACCCAACAATAATATAATAGCATCTGAATATTTCATCGCGCGCCGTGCCAATTCGAGTACATTGTCCAGTTCCTGAGCTTTACCCATATTTCCTCCGAAGAGCATCACAAATTTGTTCTGCAAACCATATTTCTCTCTCAAAGCAATCTTATCAAATCCAAACTCCTCGTACCTATATTGAAAATTGCGAAGAATATGGAATTTTGTGGCAGATAGTTCTGAGTTGTGCATTAATACATAGTCTATATTGCCCTGCGACATACATCCTATATAGTCAGCAACACGATATAGTTTACGTTCCTTACTGCGGAAGTATTTGTGAATAATCGAGTCATGCTTCATAAAGCCCAAGTCGACGGCATTCTGAGGAAAAATATCGCGAAGAATCAAATAAACCTTTGCCGAGAATCTCTTTTTGAGTTTCGCAGCCAAGTCCGCAAGGGTAATGGGCGGTGTGGGCAGGATAATCAAATCGAAGGAGCTATCTCGGTAAAACTCCTTCAAAGCTCTTTTGTACTGGTATGGAAGCAGCAGATTGGAGATTCCTTTTCTCCAATTCGACACGTTTTTTATCGGCAAAGTTTTCACTCTGAGAACCTCCACTCCATTCTCGATATAAATGCCCGTTGCCTGCCCGTGCTGACCGGGCGCAACAACGGTAACCTGATTACCCTCAAGTGCAAACTGCTTGGAAATAGTCGTGTACATATTGAACGACTTATCCATATTCGGGAAAACGAACATCAAAAAAAGCACTCTCATTTTGCTAAGAAACTTATTAGTTCATTCAACTTATCATCAATATTGAGCGATTGAGAAACATCCTCATTTTTACCATCCAGCTCATCATTCATTGCACTTGTCATTGAACCAATATCCTCTGGGTCAAATAGTATTGGATTGTCAATAAGGTCAGTAGCATAAGCTCTATTCGAAGCTATTACTTTCACCCCACACGACATTGCCTCAGCAATAGGTAGCCCAAAAGTTTCAGTTAGTGAGGGGAAAAATACCGCTTTAGAAGAGTTCAACATCTCCTCCACACCTTGTCGGTTGACAAACCCAAGATTCACAATAACCTCCTCTGCTGCCTTTTTGTTGATTTGAGCTATTTTAGTTGTTAATTCGCTATTTTGTTCTGTATCTCTTATTGTTACAGCAAATCTTAATTTCTTCCCACTATCAACAAGAGTCTCTATCGCCTCAAAAAGACGTTTGTGATTTTTATGGGAGCTAACTGTGCTGATATAACAAAAATCATAAATTTTTGGCAACTCTCGTTTTTGAACAGCAATATAAAATGGCATCGACTTTACATTACATCCAATATCAGATAGTTGAGTTGAGATATTTTGAGTTTGACAAGCAAAAAAATCAACCTTTTTCTTAAATATCTTTACCCAATAGTGATATGCAATATATTTTAATCTACCGATTGAGAAGTGAGGTCTCGATGCAAAATAAGGGTTATGAAAATATACAACAGAGCTTTTGTACTTTACAAATGGAGGCAAGCTGCAAAAGAAGAGCGTATTTGTCCCTTTTCTCATATATCTGCAAAGTGTCCCAAGGGGTGAACTCTTTAATATGTCGATATTATTATAGCAATGTTCTGTTAATCTGTCAAAGACAACCTCATAGCCAACGTATACTCTTGTCGGCAACGCTCTCTGTTCAAGCTGACGCAAAAACTCTTCCAGAAGGACGAAACCTCCACCTAAATATATATTTGATGCTTCAATTGTTATCATCTGTAATGAATTTTAAGTATCGTAGAGATATCGTTTCAAAATTTAACTCATCTCTCACTCTGCAAGCATTTTTAGACAGTCTCTCTCTCAAGGTTTTGTCATACATCAATTTTTCCATAGCCGCGGCAAGTGCATCGACATTTGCCGGCTCCACCAACATTCCATTAACTCCCTCTTCAATTATATCTCGCGGACCAGCCGTACAGTCGCTACTTATACACGCCAACGGAAGAGACATAGCCTCTATCAAAGCATTCGGAAACCCCTCGGACAGTGATGGCAACACAAATATTTCAGCTTCGGACAACTCCTTCACAAAATCGAGTTTATGACCGTGGAAAACAACGCTATCGCTCACATCCAATTCTGTCACAAGAGCTTTAAGTTTCTCCCGCGACACACCATCACCCACAAGAGAAAGCTTCCAATCCTCCCTACCTAACTTGGCAAAGGCACGAATAAGATACTCCTGACCCTTCTCCGGTGAAAGTCTGCCGACGGTAATGATGACATTACGTTTCTCTGCCTCAGTCCTTTTAATAGCATTTACGGGATTAGGTATAACAATAATATTTCTTACACCTGTTCTTCGCTTAATGGTTTGTGCTGCATAGGATGTTTGAGCAATCACGCCACGACTAAATCTATAAAACAACTTCTTAGCACCATCCAAAACCACGCCAAACCGCAGGTCGGGACTCATACGGTCGGTCAGGTATAGCGGGTAACCCAAGCCCAAAGTAGCTAGAACTGTGAATGGATTAAACCACTCACCCACTCCCAACATCGTATCCGGCTTAATCCTTCGCACCGTACGGCGAATATAAGGTATGATTTTCAGCGCGTATAAAAAACGATTATTACCATCACGGTTAATTGTCGGTTCATAGACCTTTATACTCTGCTCGAGCGGGAAAAAGGTCTCGCTCTTGAACAGGCAAACTATCGAAACATCGTGTCCCGCACGCGCATAATGGTTGGCAAGGGAGGCAACAATTCTCTCTTGTCCTCCGCTGAATCTCCTAAAACCGGCTGATATAAAAGCAATTTTCATTCCCATCAATTCTTGAATTTACTAATCGGACTGCTTCACCCCCAACAAGAGTAAGTATCACCCAACAAATTCTAATTATCAATCTTTTCTCCACACCATTTTATTTACCACTCCGGTGTAACTTTGTATTATTTTCACGACTTTGGTGCTGACCGTTTGCTCCACATAATCGGGCACAGGTGTGCCATAATCTCCATTTTGGTTCATCTCAACGGCAGTCTCGACGGCTTGCAGCAGTGATTTTGTGTCGATACCTGCCAAGATAAAGCCCGCCTTGTCGAGTGACTCGGGGCGTTCGGTAGAGGTACGGATACATACCGCCGGAAAAGAGTTTCCTATTGAAGTAAAGAAGCTGCTCTCCTCGGGCAACGTTCCGCTATCTGAAACCACAGCAAAAGCATACATTTGCAGGCAGTTGTAATCGTTGAATCCAAGAGGTTCTTGCTTGATAACTCTTGCGTCGAGAACGAAACCGCTCTTTTCCAGACGGTTGCGGGAGCGGGGATGGCACGAGTACAATATCGGCATATCATACTTATGAGCCATAGCATTAATGGCATTGAAAAGTGACAAAAAATTCTTCTCGGTGTCGATATTCTCCTCACGGTGAGCCGAAAGAAGAATATATTTACCCTTTTCGAGTCCCAAGCGGGAGTGTATGTTTGAGGCTTTTATCTCTTCCAAATTTCCTTGAAGCACCTCTGCCATTGGTGACCCTGTAACATAAGTTCGTTCTTTTGGTAGCCCATTGTCGGCAAGGTAGCGGCGAGCGTGCTCGCTGTAACAGAGGTTTACGTCCGAAATTATATCTACGATTCGGCGATTGGTCTCCTCGGGCAGGCACTCATCTTTACAACGATTTCCTGCCTCCATATGAAAAATAGGAATATGGAGTCTCTTTGCAGAAATTGCAGAAAGACAGCTATTTGTATCGCCAAGGATAAGGAGTGCATCGGGATTAGTTGAAACCATCAATTTGTAGCTGCAGTTTATGATGTTGCCTACGGTTGAGCCCAAGTCATCACCGACTGCATCCATATATACCTCCGGTTTCTCAATTTTCAGGTCA includes these proteins:
- a CDS encoding Helicase, encoding MLPYLTHSYSRLGFKARTEGGDCALVGFSRESNEVDLVVYGETSQAAMPLDKAVQIADRLERIGAQYKCFQYKIVSKSGFDFDTSLFEARNIAFCDSDYLESLASENHIELFAHNENAYRQICKAFIRSSRVAAIQATGTGKSLIIAKLLTDNPDSRILVVAPSNYILNEIGKYLPAHNANHHRITYLRLAMMTPQDIAALKPQFIVLDEFHRCGAPEWGRGVERLIATATDAKILGTSATPIRYLDGARNMADELFDGNVAVNLSLAKSIVRHILPTPKYVSALYNFDSNYNALKSKINRNSKQNKKEHLAQLNAIKRRWEQSAGVPKILSKHMPSGDSKVLVFCKDIEHLESMRDTVCGWFAEAGFEKINLYTVHSDIDHEPIFREFEQIGDGLNILLCVDILNEGIHVKGVDAILMLRDTSSPVIYYQQMGRCLTANRKIAPVIFDLVNNFSNIKVNDLLKEYNTEYDALVNLSKSSAVLTEKFFVIDEVKDIFELYNALSNSIEQWEVRYAEALEFYNRHGHCRVPHNDNSLWQWLRSHRDGRRAGLVTEAQIKKLEAIGFSWNPLDEQWEKMFDTYRDYVNRYGQVIVEKREKTLWTWVAAQRVKAKKGILSQERIDRLNELGFIWSVLDERWMAQFLRVKDILQSGISLKEDASAKEWAYIQKRRWQCGKLPDWQNELIESLNIDTEDDFQKQWNAMYAKMVDYYRLHNTSIIPDNYSDRKLLGWMRTQRVSYNKGKLTDYQKEKLEEINFVWNHFDKLWEEKFQQLKNALETNVIPDKKLRMWCTIQRQSRRRSKLSQEKIDKLDSIGFKWVATTNGANWKDNNFINPTL
- a CDS encoding Lipopolysaccharide biosynthesis protein RffA; the encoded protein is MGGSEQKYIKEAFDTNWVVPLGPNVNGFEDDLKHYLGGEHSVVALSAGTAALHLALVQLGVGYGDEVICQSFTFAASANPITYLGGKPIFVDSEADTWNMSPYHLQEAIKDRIAKTGKKPKAIIPVHLYGMPAKMDEIMEIANRYEIPVIEDAAEALGSEFDGVKCGTFGTFGILSFNGNKIITTSGGGALVCSTQEQARKTMFLATQARDNAPHYQHSEIGFNYRMSNICAGIGRGQAEVLSLRVARRREINEIYRKAFAEIKGITLQSEPNEKYFSNYWLTSITVNPAETDGITREDLRLACDAGNIETRPLWKPMHLQPVFANAPFYGDGTSEKLFNDGLCLPAGSILTNEQINRVIEVIRQTIGQ
- a CDS encoding Lipid carrier : UDP-N-acetylgalactosaminyltransferase, encoding MLKQIFDKTAAFFGLIFLSPVLLVVAILIKIKMGDGPVIFTQKRVGKNGELFTMYKFRSMRVEHSGTSVSVAGESRITPLGAKLRTYKLDELPELWNVLKGDMSFVGPRPDVPGYADKLTGENRKILELRPGITGPASLKYANEEQILAKVDDPIKYNDEVLFPDKVKINLDYYHNNTVVGDIKLILKTIFK
- a CDS encoding Coenzyme F390 synthetase, giving the protein MNIREIAFWVVDFAKGGGIRRDYIDINRVCSSPSIEVDNEVISNLLKHSIATVPYYHTCKFDINTFPVVNKNIIREQWDSFVSDKFDKSTLKVVTTSGSTGTPFPVYMDKRKLSRNSADVIFFSKFAGYNFGMPIIYMKIWVKSRMQSGLVYRLRNFYPIDVLNYSDKDSKFVLKRAKSGNVSILAYASVLDNLSKYMTDNDIAIKRGGYRAMIAMSESLSEHTKANLTARCGVNVVSRYSNLECGIMAQQPADGSAHFFINRASYYIEILKVDSDAPAEIGELGRIVVTDLYNYAQPMIRYDTGDVGAFEDEQKRYISTIEGRRLDLLYNTKGQLISSYIVYKNMWQYREIEQYQLIQEGEKDYKLKISPKNGFKKEEQIVSEFVSYLGDDAKIIIEYVDQIPLLASGKRKKIVNNYKK
- a CDS encoding Putative glycosyltransferase, with translation MLFLMFVFPNMDKSFNMYTTISKQFALEGNQVTVVAPGQHGQATGIYIENGVEVLRVKTLPIKNVSNWRKGISNLLLPYQYKRALKEFYRDSSFDLIILPTPPITLADLAAKLKKRFSAKVYLILRDIFPQNAVDLGFMKHDSIIHKYFRSKERKLYRVADYIGCMSQGNIDYVLMHNSELSATKFHILRNFQYRYEEFGFDKIALREKYGLQNKFVMLFGGNMGKAQELDNVLELARRAMKYSDAIILLLGEGVMMERTAKRIEELGITNIKIQGSIPKQEYQDLLSVCDVGIISLHRNFTIPNIPSKSLDYWNVGLPILASVDRATDYNIILEHTNTGLWSYAGEHENFFKNFEKLYKDSELRKYFAANGRKYQQNYLMPKQAYETIIGNITSSKYHKHGDKTLS
- a CDS encoding mannosyltransferase B, with the translated sequence MITIEASNIYLGGGFVLLEEFLRQLEQRALPTRVYVGYEVVFDRLTEHCYNNIDILKSSPLGTLCRYMRKGTNTLFFCSLPPFVKYKSSVVYFHNPYFASRPHFSIGRLKYIAYHYWVKIFKKKVDFFACQTQNISTQLSDIGCNVKSMPFYIAVQKRELPKIYDFCYISTVSSHKNHKRLFEAIETLVDSGKKLRFAVTIRDTEQNSELTTKIAQINKKAAEEVIVNLGFVNRQGVEEMLNSSKAVFFPSLTETFGLPIAEAMSCGVKVIASNRAYATDLIDNPILFDPEDIGSMTSAMNDELDGKNEDVSQSLNIDDKLNELISFLAK
- a CDS encoding Glycosyl transferase group 1 family protein, with product MGMKIAFISAGFRRFSGGQERIVASLANHYARAGHDVSIVCLFKSETFFPLEQSIKVYEPTINRDGNNRFLYALKIIPYIRRTVRRIKPDTMLGVGEWFNPFTVLATLGLGYPLYLTDRMSPDLRFGVVLDGAKKLFYRFSRGVIAQTSYAAQTIKRRTGVRNIIVIPNPVNAIKRTEAEKRNVIITVGRLSPEKGQEYLIRAFAKLGREDWKLSLVGDGVSREKLKALVTELDVSDSVVFHGHKLDFVKELSEAEIFVLPSLSEGFPNALIEAMSLPLACISSDCTAGPRDIIEEGVNGMLVEPANVDALAAAMEKLMYDKTLRERLSKNACRVRDELNFETISLRYLKFITDDNN
- a CDS encoding UDP-N-acetylglucosamine 2-epimerase yields the protein MNIKLDYSDIKFKDNGKLKLLIIVGTRPEIIRLAATINKCREYFDVVLAHTGQNYDYNLNEVFFSDLKIEKPEVYMDAVGDDLGSTVGNIINCSYKLMVSTNPDALLILGDTNSCLSAISAKRLHIPIFHMEAGNRCKDECLPEETNRRIVDIISDVNLCYSEHARRYLADNGLPKERTYVTGSPMAEVLQGNLEEIKASNIHSRLGLEKGKYILLSAHREENIDTEKNFLSLFNAINAMAHKYDMPILYSCHPRSRNRLEKSGFVLDARVIKQEPLGFNDYNCLQMYAFAVVSDSGTLPEESSFFTSIGNSFPAVCIRTSTERPESLDKAGFILAGIDTKSLLQAVETAVEMNQNGDYGTPVPDYVEQTVSTKVVKIIQSYTGVVNKMVWRKD